From Rhopalosiphum padi isolate XX-2018 chromosome 2, ASM2088224v1, whole genome shotgun sequence:
ACCCCTTTTTCTTGTAATCAATACAAATCACCTATATTATTTGGCTAAGAATATAGGAGGTATACTTACACCTaccaacaatatacattttaatataaaatacttaaccaAACTGTTTAAAAAgggtattataatttgaaaaacacaaGTTTGTATCTCTACAAGACACTTCTCAATtccttaagtaataaaaaaaaaaatcacaagaattttaaaatattgataaagaaAAGGGGATGAACATGTTTCATTGCAAATGTTTTCGAAAATTTTTAAACTGAACTGCATagtggataaaatatataataaacatttccatcctatattttcttaataacaATTTCATTTCAGCTaagaaaaatcaattatttttaatattgattcagAGGATTACTCTTCAAATTAACTAGAAaaagttattactgttattagtttttactattacaaTGCTCAACTAGGTaagttattatgaattaattagaaaattaactaacaacatattaattgtattttaaaattataattttgtatttgatcAACATATAGATAAAAGAAACATTAATTCTTGTAAAGTTAATATGAAAATCTCATGAAAATAGATTGATAATTGCCTATACCGggtgtcccgtgaggatttacccattccGATATCTCCTAAAATAATGGAGGtatcataataatgattttttaataaaattcacagggacaagaactacaaatatttcatgttttcatttattataatgttttggtaaaaaagttaaaaaatatattttttatttaattatttttaaaaaattgaagatagccattttgtagagttcaatttttaaaaatactgatgtttcaacattttaatttctttaatttcctaatttttaatattttttctaatttttaaaaaaactgcgAATAGTACTTTACGGCCGGCGAACGCTTTCAGTGTAATTCACAGTTTTTctcgaaactaaaaaaaatattcaaaatcaggagataaatgaaattaaaacgtcaatattttcataaaaataaactctacaaaatggctatcttcaaattttttttaaataattaaataaaaatatatattttttaacttttttaccaaaacattaaaataaattaaaacatgaaatatttgtagttcttgtccctgtgaattttattaaaaaatcataattatgatACCTCCATTATTttaggagatatcgcaatgggtaaatcctcacgggacaccTTGTAGATGCAATTGTATAATCtcgtattttttaaagttaatcatATTTGTTCTACATAGATAGCATATCTATGTCATATGCATTTTTGGATACAATTTTTTCCAtaagttgataatattttgtgcTGCCATTTGCTTGGCCGCTGATCGTTTGTTACTGTGTCCTATGGAATgtgtattacttttaataaatttatcaaataataatcatttaggaaattatttttaactaaatacctATTGCAACTAAGTCCATCGCATTACATTGGATTGAATAATGGTTTGACAGTTTGTAATCTTTTTTGGGCTCTGATAAAAGTGTATATATTGGTGGTTGGTGCATATTTTTAACGCATTCATCTTTCAATTCATCCACATAATTTGCTTTAAACTTAATTAACGGACTGAGGGTTTTTAATCTATACAGAAATGCAATTAATATGTACTTACAAGggcacaaaaaatatatttaatataatttttttactcataATCGTTAAAAGCTCTTATATGCGGTGAAAGAGTTCgatttagttgtttttttatgattgaacGTATCATTTCAGAAGCTGTATTTAGCTTTGCTTCATTCTTGCTAGTACCACTTCCTTCAACTAAACAACATTTTAGATACtcttcataaaaatacaattaattacattattcacTCACCATACATCCCAAACAATGAACACGAGTagttgtaaataaattgttgacCCGATGTGTTTCTTGTAAGGAACCGATAAGTTGGAGTTATTCCATGATCtacaattctattttttaacaattccgTTGGTGATCtcaaatcatataaaattagtTCTGTTTCTTTAATTTTAGCTCGATGTtccttaacaataaaaattataattatatttaaagtggGTATGTAACACCGTATGGCGTATTTGATTCATACTATTTCTTCTCTTCTTTTTTTAgacacataatttatttcaaacggtttcatttgattttttatttctgtatacAAATTGTCCTTTGGAAGATTTAAAAACATTCTTATTTCGTTATATCTATTAACAACTGAAGATATTGAATTCTGCATCCAATTTATATTCTTTCTAAATTCccttaattctataataaagtTATCGTATTAATGCTAatgacgttaataataatattatgtattcatatcgtggatttaaaaattgtttgttattaataggtacctaatgggttaacaaattaaaaacaatataggtaatataatatgaatttatttaatttatttgttttttagtttcTGTTAAATTGGTAACATGGCATCCATTTCGCGTTCTGTCCCGTTTTATGAAATGGATAAAACTTTTATCCAGTTCACGAAAcggaatttaatttaagtaattacacAATGTGGATAACTTTTCACGAAACGGATATTTAGTAGGTAGCATATAGCTTATTATGTAATCTGTACTTACACACGACGTaacaaataatacgtatatgtataatttttattaatggtaACAACTTGTGGCACTTGAAAtcagttgtaataataatgcattctAGAAAACTAGATAAATTTGTATtgagaattattaataataaaattaaataaataaacaacacaaaatatacaatttattattttgttgctagataatattatggcaACGCctattacattttagatttgATTTAAAGCAGCAAgcaaattttttgatttcatatttgCCCCTAAAATTACAACTATGAAAACTTTACTCCCCTGTTATTAATGCCACTATTTTCTTTTGATGTTTTTCTATATAGACtggcatataatatgtaaaaaattgattcgtataaatatgttgaaaatattttccattattcatattatagtaatttgagATGCTAATACCATTGGAAATTAGATACCAAAATAATTACTTTGTCTGGTTTTTGttgtattcttattatattttattccaatcCAAAAAGATTTTTCTAATCGTATCAAACTTTTTAGCtgattaataatgttatgagCTGATTGCATGCGGTTATTAAAATCATCGAAGATTTTTTTGTCCTCAGAATTGGTTCTGTAAATTccttaatataatcatatcatagtaaatattagtttattaatagtaatgacacaatttaataataattaaataaaaatgcttgTTACTATAGGTACTCACTGGAATTAATCAAACGATCTCTATCGATTATGAGCTGAGTCATAAGATTATTGATacctataaacattaatttcttttctttttcatATAGTTCAGACGAGTTGGATTCGGAGTTGGTATTGGGGTCTTTTGACTGATTTCTGATATTTATCCagtttttaattcgtttttgtTTAAGATTATACTTAGCCAATTCCATGTCATCTagctattatataaatcaacattaattatttggtaaataactaattttgtaaatttgtttacaTCATAGtccattgtatttatttagttatatttatcttaaatttacAAGGCGATAAAAAGTATGCAAAGTAgtgtaaattacaaatttaattttaatttagggtTGAGACTAGAATAAAAGTGTTGTTAATTAGTACCAACTGTTATTATAATCACATTTGAAGCTATAGTAACCAAGCAAGCACAttctatctataattattatgattaataaactattagttaaaattaaattcgcgaaatgatgatttaaaaataaatacctcatttataacataatattatttatcttaatatatacctactgcatCATACAAacagataattttattaaatatgttatatgtatcttTGGATTTCTGTTCAaacaatacatacataataagaATCATGAACAtaggaagttttttttttaatttttacataagaaacttaccatctttacataaaattataaatacataagtaaTTCAATAAGTAAATGGGATATACTGTAGGTAATTCAAGATGGTATAGGGGATATTGCCTATGGACACCACTAGGGAGAATTTGTTAACCtatcattacatatttacaacttttaactatattttttagaagataatttaaattgccCTCTCGTTATGGTTTCCTATGGACTATGAAGACTGGAGAGTCTGAATTATGAATAGTATAtggaatattaatgttaattattttataatataatataactttttaatttaaaaaaaaacagatctctaataattttataaatattt
This genomic window contains:
- the LOC132918917 gene encoding uncharacterized protein LOC132918917 produces the protein MDYDLDDMELAKYNLKQKRIKNWINIRNQSKDPNTNSESNSSELYEKEKKLMFIGINNLMTQLIIDRDRLINSRIYRTNSEDKKIFDDFNNRMQSAHNIINQLKSLIRLEKSFWIGIKYNKNTTKTRQKLREFRKNINWMQNSISSVVNRYNEIRMFLNLPKDNLYTEIKNQMKPFEINYVSKKRREEIEHRAKIKETELILYDLRSPTELLKNRIVDHGITPTYRFLTRNTSGQQFIYNYSCSLFGMYVEGSGTSKNEAKLNTASEMIRSIIKKQLNRTLSPHIRAFNDYELKTLSPLIKFKANYVDELKDECVKNMHQPPIYTLLSEPKKDYKLSNHYSIQCNAMDLVAIGHSNKRSAAKQMAAQNIINLWKKLYPKMHMT